The Paracoccus sp. MC1862 genome includes a window with the following:
- the tnpB gene encoding IS66 family insertion sequence element accessory protein TnpB (TnpB, as the term is used for proteins encoded by IS66 family insertion elements, is considered an accessory protein, since TnpC, encoded by a neighboring gene, is a DDE family transposase.) — protein sequence MLRKGHDSLAALVKNELRKDPFTGTVFVFRARKADRLKLLYWDGTGLVMACKRLEEHSFSWPAVKDGLMTLSHAQFEALFAGLDWRRVRAIAARARKLIEITRTGPAPIAEEGVDLIRDLYRIEADIRGSDPTTARLIARQDRSAPILARIDDWLRHHRARASAKSPLGEALAYIARYRDGLRRFLTDGRVEMDSNAVERTIRPIALNRKNALFAGHDAGAENWALIASLIETCKLNSVDPHAWLAATLTAIVTGHKQSQIHDLLPWNYAAKV from the coding sequence TTGCTCCGCAAGGGCCACGACAGCCTGGCGGCGCTGGTGAAGAACGAATTGCGCAAGGACCCGTTCACCGGGACGGTGTTCGTGTTCCGGGCCCGCAAGGCCGATCGGCTGAAGCTGCTCTACTGGGACGGCACCGGGCTGGTGATGGCCTGCAAGCGGCTGGAGGAGCACAGCTTCAGCTGGCCCGCGGTGAAGGACGGCCTGATGACGCTGAGCCATGCCCAGTTCGAGGCGCTGTTTGCCGGGCTGGACTGGCGGCGGGTCCGGGCCATCGCTGCGCGCGCGCGAAAGCTCATCGAGATCACCCGCACCGGACCCGCACCGATCGCCGAGGAGGGCGTCGACCTCATCCGCGATCTCTATCGTATCGAGGCTGACATTCGCGGCAGCGACCCCACCACCGCCCGCCTGATCGCACGGCAGGACCGTTCAGCCCCGATCCTCGCCCGCATTGACGACTGGCTGCGCCATCATCGCGCCCGCGCGTCCGCAAAGTCGCCACTGGGCGAGGCGCTCGCCTATATTGCCAGATACCGCGACGGTCTCAGGCGCTTTCTGACCGACGGTCGCGTCGAGATGGACTCCAACGCCGTCGAACGCACCATCCGTCCGATCGCCCTGAACCGGAAGAATGCTCTCTTTGCCGGGCACGACGCCGGAGCCGAAAACTGGGCCCTCATCGCCTCGCTGATCGAAACCTGCAAACTCAACAGCGTTGATCCCCACGCCTGGTTGGCGGCAACGCTCACCGCCATCGTCACTGGACATAAGCAGAGCCAGATCCACGATCTCCTGCCGTGGAACTACGCTGCAAAGGTGTGA